Proteins encoded together in one Sander lucioperca isolate FBNREF2018 chromosome 17, SLUC_FBN_1.2, whole genome shotgun sequence window:
- the si:ch211-119e14.1 gene encoding sodium/potassium/calcium exchanger 1 encodes MTDPENTGMAPSNQTVLILFFCLIGLISLLIFLYKKLNREANGEYTVRRLVYKEGGIRDRVRGTALALGTRFGVQLWPQSDSGEDEEEMQEVRFEAVQSDEGGSQGSYSEGDDQEEEEKSGKGGDTSDDNSSLEGSEAGGQARPTDQEEAKGDTEEKVGDEEGKGEASGGAGLLIDLKPFSGSAIWSEEEGGEGKDSDMTAL; translated from the coding sequence ATGACTGACCCTGAGAACACCGGCATGGCACCCTCCAATCAGACTGTGCTGATCCTTTTTTTCTGCCTAATCGGCTTAATTTCATTGTTGATCTTCTTGTACAAGAAGTTGAACAGGGAGGCCAATGGAGAATATACTGTGCGCCGCTTGGTGTATAAGGAAGGAGGGATCAGGGACCGGGTGAGAGGTACAGCTTTAGCTCTAGGGACACGTTTCGGAGTCCAGCTGTGGCCTCAAAGTGATTCCggggaggatgaagaggaaatgcAGGAAGTCCGATTTGAGGCTGTACAGTCGGATGAGGGTGGTAGCCAGGGGAGTTACAGCGAGGGAGAtgaccaggaggaggaggagaagtctGGAAAAGGAGGTGACACTTCAGATGATAACTCAAGTCTGGAGGGTTCGGAGGCAGGGGGGCAAGCCAGGCCAACAGATCAGGAAGAGGCAAAGGGAGACACAGAGGAGAAAGTGGGAGATGAGGAAGGTAAAGGTGAAGCAAGTGGAGGGGCTGGACTGTTGATAGATCTAAAGCCATTCTCTGGTAGTGCCATCTGGTCTGAGGAAGAGGGAGGTGAGGGCAAGGACAGTGATATGACTGCACTGTGA